The genomic stretch AGTTactttatgtacttttttttacccTGATTGTAAGTTTCCTCAAAAGGgttttttaatcacaaaataatgcaaagacCACCCTACAAACATTTTCCAATGTTTTATCTTGTTACATTTAATGAAGGAAAGTTTGCATCTCATTGGAAATGCATAGCATACAGTACAGGAAATTCACTTAACTAGGGATTTTGATACGGAAGTGGCAGCTTCATTTCCCATGTGGTATTCCACCTGGgctttcaaattaatttcatatttgagtttttttgtttgttttttaatatgtaaatgcCTGGAATGGTAGAGAAAAATCATGATGTGAAAACCAATTCATAAAGTATGTAAACAGCCAATGCCATTAGATAAAGGCGGGGTGTAACAccatttgtaaacaaaaaaatggaaatttaaaCAAGTGTCAGATGGCAGTATCTGatacttgcaaaaaaaaaggtgctaTGGAAAGACTTGTGTtgccattacacacacaacagtGTTGGCACTGAATACACCACATTGTTCTCTGATGCACACTGAAAATAAGTCACTCAAGTCTGGGTGTTTTGCTTTAATCTGTTCTCTGGCTTTATTTAAATGTTCGCATTATGGCTCAGGTGTCAGcatgataaatacattttcagaatgcataaatttttgttgttgttttttttttggttcaaacTGCAAGCAAGTCTAGTCTCCTCATatgaaaaacaatgtaaatTATAATGTCTATGCTTTGAAAAGCCTGTCATTTGCCTATTGTTGAGGATGCAATACCATGAAGTGTGTTCAGGTGATCGTTGCAGTCTGTGTAATTACTCATCATCCATGGTAATATTATTCACATAATTAAAGAAAACTAAATCAGCATGTCTTTTTTCAATGCCTCTATagcaaaatgtgtttattaaaggttatttttcctctttcatttttttctttttttttttttttacaaaatagaGGCAGCTTTGTTAAAGTCACCTCTGCTTGGTTTGGAGAGCGGAAATTTTGTTTGAAGTACGAAATAGTACTGAAAGCATTCATTAGTCATGTATGTCACAATATTTGGAGACAAACTTGAACAAATAATAtaaggtattattattattattgttgttgttgttattattattatcttaaaGCGCTGCAGTGTAAAAACAATTGTTGTGCAAAAGAACCGTTATGATATCAGTTACTGAACTGGCCATTTAAACCTTACTAACCAGGGTTGTTGGGTAGCTGGAGAGAGATTTTCGTTATGAGTATTGCATGCACACATCTCGATTTTTATTCGTTAATTAATAGACATGTTAAACAGtaataattacaacaacaaaaaagaaaataacaacaacaacaaaaaaattagcTACGCAGCACCTACATATGGATGTCCAGCGAGTCAACAATCAACTATTTGCGTTGACGTCACATGCGTTAGTCAAATGAGAAAACATTGTAGTTTCAGTAGAGATGTGAGGGGAAATGTTCTACTGATCTAAAGTATCTGTGAACATATATTTTCCATTAGATTGATTCCGTTTGCTGCTGTGGCCCATGTGTGCAATACAAATACGTcgtgtctgttttcttttcatttttgtacatttggaattatttataaatgcatcCCGCATATATTCTTCATTTACTAAGCCTAATTTCCcgatttgttatttttgtttattcacaATTGTCATAATCAAACCCTGGTGCCTGTAATATCGACCCCTAATCAACGATTCTTCTGATGTTTACATCTAAACACAAGCGTCCTGTAAACTGTAACATAATATCACCACCAAGATATGTTGCTCATGCATGAGGGAGGGAGTCCCTAGAAATGACAGCTCGAGCTCACACTCGTCATCACGTACCAACGTTTTCGCTGCGTCCTACAATTTAGTAGGCTACGTCGTGTTCGCGTCTAATGTTCGAGAATAGTGCGTTTGAGAAGAAAGGCGGTGGATTTTTTTGGAGGATTGTTTGATTTCATTCTCTCCTTTTTTACACATCTTCCCAAAACAGTGTATCTTGTTTCAACAAAAAAGAGGTCTGTGTTTTTAAACCGAAACACCGAGTGATCAAACTTGTGGAGCAGTGACAGCACGACTGCTTACTTTATAAATATGTGGACATCAGCAAGAGTCTGATCGCTTGGATTTGGGAGAACTGTCGTTGTCTGGAATTTCGCTCTTGCGAGACGATTTAGAAACTAATTCGCAAGTTTAGATGGTTTACCAGCGATGAGCCGTCCGTCCTCTACCGGACCCAGTGCGAGTAAGATCTGCATCAAACAGCAGCACGCCCCTTCAGCGACGGCTCAAGCATCTGTCTCCGTGCGACCAAACGCCAGCCTCGCCACTGTTCTACCTGGAGCTGTGTCTCCACAGCACCACGAGCTCACCTCTCTGTTCGAGTGCCCGGTGTGTTTTGACTATGTCCTTCCCCCGATCCTGCAGTGCCAGGCTGGGCACCTGGTCTGCAATCAATGCAGGCAGAAACTGACCTGCTGCCCGACTTGCAGGGGATCGCTCACCCCGAGCATCCGTAACCTGGCTATGGAGAAGGTGGCATCCGCCGTCCTCTTCCCCTGCAAGGTATGTATGTGTTGCGCTTGCAATTGCTGTTACCTCCCGTGACCCACTTATCTACAACGATTGCGTTGgttttctgatttatttgctCAACGTTTGGATAATTGGATGACCTGTCATTGTTTCAACACTGTCCTTCTTTAACTTGGCAGATGCCTGATTAATTATGATATTGACGTCTGTTGCAACTTCTGCACATACATGCGACAAACTCCAACAATCTTAGTTTTGTGCCAGTGACTGCTGATAGTATTCGTGTGTAAAAGATGTGACAGCGAGGCGGAGCCCCGTTCAGAACTTGTCTTGACAAGTTCAGGTTTCGACGGGAGTGCAGATTTCTCCCTGCAGCCTCCTAAGTCCGTTTTACCTATGCAGTATGCACCCAGAGTTTTTGAGGTTAACATGATTTCACAGGAAATTTAATGTTGATAAACCCCAGAGTAGATTAAGCCCATCTGGTATATGGTTGAAGAGGAGTTTTTTGACGTGTTCAGTCATATAATCAGAAAGTGTTTAGCAAGTTGGGCCGGTATAACCGGAGTCAAAACCAGCCATCGAATATGCGGTCGAGTTTCAACAGAGACATGGCTAAGCTCAAAAGTCCATTTGCACCAGTACCTATTGGGATAAGAGATGCATTGTCTGGATAAGCACAAACAAATGTTCTGTTTATATGAGATAAGCATTCAGCTTGTGTCCAAACTTTAGGGGCAACGTTTCAGACAGCCCCACTATTTGAAGTGAGTGTCTACCCGTTTTAAACCAAATAAAAGCCTTTTCTAAAAGTCTCTGCTACTCCTGTTCTTGTCCAACACAATGACAGTGAGGCTCAGCtggttggctgcagagagaagagaaattACTGTCAGGCACcccagagaggagaggtgagtgCTTGTTAGTGCTTTCTCAAAATTTACAGAGAATGTCACATTCAATTAAGGAAGAGACtaaaaaaactgcagatttaatgatatttaaaattatgtagtaattcatccatccatccattatctatacccggttatcctgggcagggtcgtggggggtgctggagcctatcccagcatgcattgggcgagaggcaggaatacattctggacaggccgccaatctattgcagggcacacacaacattcatttgccattcactcacacactcatatctatggGAAATTTAGGGTCTATGTAGTTATTGTTGATTACAAAACATAGGCATAACTGTTCCTATGGTAACATGACCCTGTAATCCTTGCTGTTCTGTTCCTCTCAAATAGTCATTGGCTAAGTAATGTAAACAAAATTTGAATACAATAACCTGTATCTGACTATGAAATGTTGAATGTGTGTAAGAGAAACACGTTGCGGTTTACTCCAAACACAGCATGTTACCTGCGTCTTACAGTTGTGCCATCCCCAGTGTCTCTACATAAAGCATTGAGAGAGGCCTGTGTAGTCGttgctgttggggggggggtgtttagtTTATAGAGCACTCTATATTTAACTGCAGTGGCACAGGGTCCAGCCATTGATTAGAGATTAGAATGTGTTGAGATGTGAGCATTTAACATTCTATATGCAATtactgtatgtgcttgtgtgcgcatGCAAGTAACACGTGTGTaggaacattacattttacattacaattaGGCATTTAACACAGGCTCATATCCAGAAAGACTTACATAAGTGCATATGTGCGGGTTTAAACAATGAACAATGCTGATACAAAATCAACAGGGTCACAACTGATAATTGTAATCAATACATAATCTTACAACGTGAAGTTAGATGCTGCAGTAGGtgcaagagggagagaatgcAGTATTATTAGGAAGCAAAATTGGTTGGGGGATGTAGTTTCAGATACAGCGCAGGTACGACTAAGAAACCCACGCAAAATGTTCAGATTTCAGTCCAGGGTGCCATTTAAATAGCTGCGTTTTCAGTCTGCGGCAGAAGACGGGTCACAAGTCCCTGCTGCCCTGATTGTAGTGGGGAGCTCACCCCACCACCGTGGAGCCAGAACAGAAAAGAGACGGGACTGGGGAGAGACCCCcttgagagggggggggggggggggggggggggggggggggacaggaaggTGGCCCATGGAAAAGCAGAGTGGTCTGGCACGAGCGTTAGGGTTGATAATAGGTTGCAGGAAGAGGGTGCTGTTGCTCTTGCTGCACCATAGGCCAGGACTAGAGATGGGCAGTAAAGGGAGATGAGAAGAGGCATTATGATTATTCGCCCTGGGTAAAATTTTAGGAATGCTTGTTTCATTGTATCCTGAACTAAATTTTATGctcagaaaacagaaagataATAATATATCATATAGCCTGTGAGACCTTCCCAGAATGTATGGTCCACCACTGCTTGTAAGATATCTGACTGCCAGCCTTTGCAATTAAGATAATTGCTGTGGTCCTTGTTCAGAGCTATGATGGGGCTATGAGACCCGTCAATCACTCCCAGACACTGAATGACTTGCCACCTCTTTTTGACACCATTGATGACTTCCAGGAGTTGATCACCTTGGGGCAAATGTAtgcattctttaaaatgttcactTTGTAGGGCCTGAAAAACTGCACAAACTATCAAACGCACCGAGGATGTGCTTATGCGCATGCGAGTCCTGCCTTTGAAGTGCAGGACATTGAACGGAATCATTGTAACTTCACTGGGCTCTATGTTGGCATCTGTTGCCATATCAGCCTTACCTGCCTTACTCTATGTGCGTGTACGTCATACAATCTGCACGGACATGTAAACACCAGGCCACATGCAGCATATATGATACAGGTCGTGTAATGTAAACACTATAGACAAAAGACTGGGTTTCTACAAAAAATCCAATTCAGGCATCAAGGCCTGCAGTGTAATTGTAGTCTTGGAGGCGAAGTACATGGAATGAACTCCATTACTCATGGTGTAGCTTTTTCTTGTACATGTCAAACCTTTAACCAAAAGCCATAGGTGAGTGCAGTAGAGTGAAGGATGTAGGGCCTCTAGCTTATGCCTGACAGTCCGCCCTGTCTCCCCGCAGTACTCCTCCACGGGCTGCATCCTCGCCCTGCACCACAGCGAGAAGCCGGAGCACGAGGAGCACTGCGAGTTTCGGCCCTactcctgcccctgccccggGGCGTCCTGCAAGTGGCAGGGCTCGCTGGAGGCCGTCATGCCCCACCTGGTGCACCAGCACAAGTCCATCACCACGCTGCAGGGCGAGGACATCGTCTTCCTGGCCACGGACATCGACCTGCCGGGGGCGGTGGACTGGGTGATGATGCAGTCCTGCTTCGGCTTCCACTTCATGCTGGTGCTGGAGAAGCAGGAGAAGTACGAGGGCCACCAGCAGTTCTTCGCCATCGTGCTGCTCATCGGCTCGCGCAAGCAGGCCCAGAACTTCGCCTACCGCCTGGAGCTCAACggccaccgccgccgcctcACCTGGGAGGCCACGCCCCGCTCCATCCACGAGGGCGTGGCCACGGCCATCATGAACAGCGACTGCCTGGTGTTCGACGCCGCCATTGCCCACCTTTTCGCAGAGAACGGAAACCTGGGCATTAACGTCACCATATCCACCTGCTGCGCGTAACGGCTGTGTCTGCACATGGGAGTGAGGGCACAGGAATCTATTTGGTCACAGGTCTTGATCCACTCTGAACTTGTTCgaaaaatgttttctattgCGAGTCATCAATGAATGTTTGACCTCAGTCGGAAGACTTGACtatgttattattgttacagcaatgaaaaatattgcatttgtcataactttttaatgtttatatttaaaataagcaattgcTTCTCTGCAGTAAGCATAGTCTGTTTTTTAATAAACCACTTTACTGGATACAACCTCTTGCTTGTATCTTACAGCAATGCtcaatttctctttttattaAAGAAAGCAATTAAACACCTTTATAAGGCACCCTTTACCTCACCTATTTGCATCTGCtgagtattaaatattaatttaatagcAAGCTCCTTATGTTATGACGTCAACTTTACATTCCAAGATATTTCGCCTGCCACTAAGCACCTCTATAGTCCCTCAATGTCTAACAAGCATTTTCAGctttaatatgtaaatacatttaagcCAACTAGCATCACCTGTTAAATTGTGTCTTACTGAGGGAATAATCATTTGGTTAAAGCATTAAAGCCAATGAAAAACCTTCGACCCAGTATGTTCAATTTTATAGCACTTGCTGAATAGCTATTAAAAATGGAAaggtaaaactttttttattccccCAACAGAAACCTGTGTTACTTTGGTTTAATGATTGGATTTGTATGTAAGATTCTGCGGCTTCACTGGATTGAAGTGTAATCTCATGTGGACCTCAATCAAGTGACCTTTGACAGCATACAGCTAAGCTCTTATAGATCTTTCCTGTAAGGAGCTAATTCCTTTGAAGTGTATTCTCCGCAGAGGTGATTTTGGTAttacaaagaaaagaaacttcACTAGATGAGAACTTATAAAACAAGGCACACTGGTAAGTCTTGAATCAGTGGTGCATTTATATCACTACTTTACAGCACAAGTAATATGCCTATTAtcaaaaaagtttaattatGTAGCTATATGTACTTTCTCATGCCCAGTCAGACCATGTGTGGAGTGAGAACATGCAGGACATGTCTGATGGCTAAATTAGGAAGATCTCAGAGTGATGAGTgcaaataactaaaataacacTAACTTCAAGCTAATTGCTAATTAAGCATTTCCTCTCACCACTCTGTCATCAGTTGCCACATGCTGCATTTCAGAGCTAGCCATTACAGTACAACTGTACAGACTGGTGAAGCTGCTAGGCAACTGTAACTGCCTGACCAAGAGCACTTAACAATGCCTCAATGTTCTCATAGCCAATGCTGTAACTACTTTAAATGAATTCAGCAAGGAATCTGTTCCATGGCCTATATCCACACCAATTAAACTACTGGACACAAGCTGAAAAGCAACCAACAGAACCCCAGTGAAAACCACTAGGGGGCGACACACACTTGCCTGAAAATAGCTTATTCTAGAAGTGTGTTTGCCTTACTaaacattttgtatattttaatacatttgtttgaTGCACCattactcccccccccgccagaaAACCACATTTGGAACTTGTGTACTGACAAATAGAATAGGTGTAAACCACACAATGCTGTAAGCCATGTTCAGATGGCTCTTAACTAGAGAGATAACAAGCTCTGCTAAAATGTTTACCTTTCACAGTTCATCTGAAATGTCAGTCTTAAGCGATGGCCTCCAACAGTGCACACACGACAGAAATTAagcttttctatttttattttcagcataaaaatatttcagtcagTGTTAATACTCTTCACTTGTATTCCGCTCGCATAGTATGCTGGTCTGGGTAGCCATGCATTCCATAATGCTC from Anguilla anguilla isolate fAngAng1 chromosome 12, fAngAng1.pri, whole genome shotgun sequence encodes the following:
- the LOC118209611 gene encoding E3 ubiquitin-protein ligase SIAH2-like; protein product: MSRPSSTGPSASKICIKQQHAPSATAQASVSVRPNASLATVLPGAVSPQHHELTSLFECPVCFDYVLPPILQCQAGHLVCNQCRQKLTCCPTCRGSLTPSIRNLAMEKVASAVLFPCKYSSTGCILALHHSEKPEHEEHCEFRPYSCPCPGASCKWQGSLEAVMPHLVHQHKSITTLQGEDIVFLATDIDLPGAVDWVMMQSCFGFHFMLVLEKQEKYEGHQQFFAIVLLIGSRKQAQNFAYRLELNGHRRRLTWEATPRSIHEGVATAIMNSDCLVFDAAIAHLFAENGNLGINVTISTCCA